CGAACCACGGAGGAGCGACACAAGCGGGCAGTGGCCCATTTCTGGGTATGATTGGGGTTTCCTTATGGTTTTATGCAAAAAAGAACCTATAGGTTATAGCCAATTTCGTTTTATAGGATATTAACTTACTCCGTACCCAAATAGAGCGTTTCATCTTACAGATCTCTTTACCTAATTATGTAAAATCAAAggcttgaatatttaaaaaccctTCTTcaaaaaattgccaaaaaaatacttgttaataataatttgaaaatatttgtttgaataattaataattttaaagtaaggtctagtactcaacccatcaaaaagtcgtacaaaagaaaaaacttcatatagaaaaaaaattcttgacGTTtctttcatatgaagttttttgcttaggacgactttttgttgggctGAATTCTAGCCCTAAGGAAACTAGAATATTTACAATTCCTTCTTTAAAAAGTGGCAaaaaaatacttgtaaataataatttgaaaatattttgttaaataattaataattttaaggtAAAGAAACTAGAAAAATAGGACGAAGTTTAATAACTaatcacaattttttacataaacagaAAACACAAACATTTTATAGAACTTTTTTGTTCCCCAGACTCCGCAGAACCATATCCATTTCATTCTAAACTAAAAGTATTATATCTCTAATCCTCAGCGCACTCTTCACACACGAGGCCACATCTATTCGGCTGCCTACAGCGGTTGGTATTGCGTGTCGGACGAAACCTTCCTCACCGACTCCCAGCTGAGATTGGATGAGTCCACCGGCAGCCGTTACTCCCTGGAATCTGGGCATCCCGTCGAGTGGACCGAGGAGACCAACTATATGTTCCGGCTGTCGCAATTCCAAGACGATGTGCGCCATTGGGTGAAGCAGGAGGCTCGCATCCGGCCGGCTAAGTTCGAAAAGATTCTGCTAGACACTCTCAGCGAACCACTGCCGGATGTATCGGTATCCCGTCCTTCCAACCGCGTTCACTGGGCCATTCCGGTGCCGGATGATGATACGCAGACGGTCTACGTCTGGCTGGATGCTCTGGTCAACTATCTCAGCTCTGTGGGATATCCCAATGAGGGGGTGAgtttaatgtttatttattttaatatttattattaaactttTACATCTAACTAATCCCTCGTTCCCTTTCAGTACTCCGCCCACTGGCCACCGGCGCAGCAGGTGATCGGCAAGGACATCCTCAAGTTCCACGGCATCTACTGGCCCGCCTTTCTCCTGGCCGCCGGTCTGGAGCCTCCTGGGCAGCTCTACGTCCACTCGCACTGGACCGTCGACGGGCAGAAGATGTCGAAGAGCAAGCACAACGTGGTGGATCCCGTCCAGGCGGCCCGCCAGTACACGATGGAGGGCCTGAGATACTTTCTGCTGCGGGAGGGCGTGGCCCACAGCGATGGCAGTGAGTGAATCGAAACCGCGAAATCCCTTTGATGTCTGTGGCTTGTTCACTTTGCGGCTGCAATGCCATGTGGCCATGTGGCCAGCTGGGAAATAGGAATAGGAATAGGCAGGGTTAGGGATTGTGGGCGGAGGAATGTGGCCCTGCCTGCGGTTATTCAAATAGTTTTTCCATCAAATTATCAACCGAAACTGTTGAGGTTGCCTTCAAGTGGGTGTCCGTATGTGAGTGGCCATCTGTCGTCGTTAGTTTTACGGCAATGGTTACCTCTgctttaatttgcatttcaattttatgCCCGAACTGCCAAACCGAAAGAGGAACCTAAAGTCGAGAACTGGGCAAAAGTTTTTGGCCAGGAGAAGGCGAGTGCtgacttttgtttatttgcctCGAAAGTTTTCGTATCCCGAACTTGCAGCATTTGCATAAGGATGGTATGGGGTGAAAACAGTTTTCGGGGGAAAGTTTCTGATTCCGTGAGGAATCCATCAATTGTCCGACAGATATGATTTCGTTTGGCATTGGAGCGGGCTATCGAATAGAAAGCAATTAACACACTTCGCTGGGTGTCACGGGATGCGTTTTGATTGATTCGCCAACCTTTTTCGGGTTTtccatttgcataaattgctGGCATTCCGCTCACCCGCCTctcataaaatttaattttcaattattgcTGACTTTGCCTTTCCGACGGATTTTCCAGACTGCCGGCTGCTTTTCACGTTTGCCTTTATTCAATTTGCGCTTGTTGATGTttctctttttaattttttttatggcccgCTGCCTTGCGGctaatttaattgcatttttattgcatttgccCGGCAaattgaaaccaaaaaaacaatgaaaaaaaGTGCGAACTGCTGCAGTGCGTCAGCGTCgcataattaaattacaaaagttCGACATCGCGcgaattttgcatattttttcggTCCATGAATGATTTATGTCGCGCGGCAGataaatttactttaattcGCGCCGACTGCCGTCCATTAGGCGGAAAATCACTTACTTTCCATCAAACAGTTTGCCACAAATTCGATATTGTGGCCCAAGGTGACATCCGCTTTTTCAGAAAGCTGTCATCGGGACAACATCATTATTAGATGCTCAAGTTTTCATTACAGGCCAAACTTCCGCAACACAGAAATTGCATTTCGTATTTGAGGACATAACAGCTGCTGGTAAAGGAGCAGAAATTGTGAAAGGACCACCAGGACCACCAGCATCTGCGGTTATGTTAGAAAAAGTTGCCCAGGAAATGCAAATAGGGGAGGTGCGCTGCTGATGCAATCAACTTCCCTGGGGCGTcactcaattttaaaatttgaatacatAAACTTGTCATTGAAGACTGTTATAAGTACTCGCGGAAGTTCGGTGACGTTGGGAAACATCTTTGTGGCCCTTTTCAAATTTGTACAACTAAACTATCTTAACTTATCTTTGATTTAAAGAGATATTAAAGCTAATAGGTAAAAAAGGtaatttcataaatatgtAAAGACTCTAGGTAGAGGTTTCTAATGTTCGGTGTATATtgtacaaacacacataataTAATTCAGTTTGTGATGGTTATAAGTAAAGTGATTCAACTCACATTTCccataaaaaatttgtttggttGCATGCCAAATTTATGTTTgccaattttatgtttttttttgctttgctcATGGATTGttagtaatatttaatttattatcatGTCTCTATGGAATCAAAGATCAAATCATGCTTATCTTGCTTGTATAAGATAATGTTAAAATGAGCTCTGACCCGAAAAAAATACATCGATCATTGATAATAGCGCACTTACCATGCCACATTATATACAATATTTAAAcccatatttttattattgccaGGTGGTTTTAAAAACAGGAGgagtttaaaattgaaattcctgcatttaataatttttcctaTATTGCAACGCATAGCGTATTTCATCGACAGTCATTCTGCGGGCTACGCGAGTtgtggtggtgggtggtgggtctGTGGATAGATTAAATAGGGGTCAGTGATCGCTCACTTAAATTGTCTTGTTTTTCACTCACACTTTTCGTTGGTGCACAGAGTGTCGTTATTGAGTTTAAAACTGGTCAGCATGGGCAGCTCGTTCGTTATGTTGAAGAATTTCACGAACATCTGAGCGGCCCTTCCACTTCTTACGTTGGCATAGCTCTCTTCATTGGAGGGATACGGATTGAGATAGTCTACTTGATCCTATACGGAAATTTCAGTTGAGATCATATTTCAATGACTTCCTTTAAGTGCATACCACGTGGGCGCCATGGGCTGTGAACTTGGCCTCCCAGTAAAATTCCTTCAGATCGGTCCGGTGCGCCTTAAAAACGCCTATAAAGTCTCTTCCCAAGTTTGTTGGTGCATATGTGAAATATTCATCGCAATTGTTTCTCGGAACTTGTACAGCCAGAACCGAGATCAGAgaaacaaaaaagcaaaaccaaaatgTGATTGACATTGCGATGCTGATGAAGGCTGATAGAAGACTAATTGTATTATGTTGTGACTTTCACTTGGAacgtaaataaaaatgtatacatataatataagAGCGACGAATTCACTGAGAGAAACCAGAACTCAAAAgaacaacatttattttaggcaTATCTTAGCAAGAGGTATAATAATATCCGTCACAACTCTGCATCGCAGTAAAAATCGCACATTCAAtcctataaataatatttaataataaccccttaatgaaaaatgaatttaaacatATATGTTTACGTGTATACACgcattaaactcaaaatacttttatgattttaaatttaacgattAGCTGCCGGTccatttatttacaaataacaatctgttgtttttataaatatccaTATAGGTATTTTAATCCAGTCTCAGGAATACGAGCTTAATTTCGTCGAAATCGccattataaaaatgaaatagttTTAGCTAATAGTGTATATAAAATACAGTAGCTTAATTAGTAGATTCCCATggatttacttatttattaaatattttccggtAGGTACTTAGATTTTCAGTGTTCTATAGGTGAAGTTGAGCACGActgataagaaaaataaacagaCATATAATTTCTTATGAGATTTATTTAGTCACATTGGTTTATTAACACAACgaacattaattaaatatgagTTGGGAATACAGAATtatgaattattattattatttattacttattaaatattataattcagTTAAAAGTGTTCTTtagttttttgtaatttaaactttatccTCTTATTCCTTAACTTTATGCAGTAGTGTTTCCTATTTAATACATTTCGTTATAGAAtcgataaaataaatattatcacATACGTTTGTGTTGGCAACACCAAAATTTATGGATTCGGAATTCTTTTGACGTACATAACAGCTTCGAGTTATGGTAAATAGAGAATAGCATCGATGATCTAtaagaaactttttttttatcttgacATTGAATTTGCATCTTTTTATACCTACGTATCTGCGTGCTGCACAGGGTTTCTCCATTCAGATTTAAAAGTGTCATTCTGGGTAGCCATGGGTATATTTCTTCCTTGAAGCCCACAAACATTTCGCCAGGGGATTCATATGGTTCAAAAAAGGTAATCGCATTCTTTCGAGAACATAAGAAGTTGGTATTGCTCATATGTACATCACTTGCCAAAACTGCAGCTTACGTGTTTAAAGCCGGGAAACATGAATTGTACCGTCCACTTAAATTCAGAATTGTTTGTTTCGGGTGGCCTAAAAATTCCAATGGGGTTCTCCCCATTCTCGAACTCGAATCTGAATTCTGAGCAATTGTGGATAGGGTAAATCCATCCGGATCTCACAAAGTCTAGGGCtaggcaaaagcaaaataaataaaggattGCCATTTTGTCTGAACGAACCGATGTTGATAGAGGCTTATAGAAAACTAATGCTAAAAGTTGCAAacttatcaaaataaataaaatagaaataggGATTTTTTCTTATCTGAAGGGCCTTGTAAAATATTCATAGCTTTTTCATTAGATTAGGTACACAATAATCTGAAATCAGGGAATGCAAATGGGTGACTCATTTCGTTAGAAATGTCAGGCAGGGCTGAAAGCCGAACGGGgggtttttgtaatatttgttagtaatatattttaatcattttaccgtcaattattaaatattacttaCCTACCAATCGTAtcgtatttaattttagtcaaacatatatgcaaaaattattttcgtcAGGGTTTTTTATGTTGTTATGAAAATTGGACAATCAGGGTTTTGAACCCAGCCCtgattaaaatgtaatataagattttacaataaaatattttatttcttcggCTTATCAGTTAGGTGATTTAATGTCAATGTAAGctgtattgttttttttatattttatgggcCTCTGCTTATCAATTAGTACCCGATGCCGGGGGCTTGACTTGAGCTCCTGATAAGACGGACATTTTCCGTGCCACACGCACCGTAGTCTCGGGGTGTGCATCTGTGGAATGATTGTTTCTGTGGAATAGtgatcattttaaaaaaatattggaattTTCAACTCACATTTTGCGTTGGTGCACAGGGTCTCTCCATTAAGTGCGAAATGAGTCAGCAGAGGTAATTCATCTACgatgttaataaaattaacGTACATCTGTACAGGATTTCCGT
This portion of the Drosophila takahashii strain IR98-3 E-12201 chromosome 3R, DtakHiC1v2, whole genome shotgun sequence genome encodes:
- the LOC108060249 gene encoding uncharacterized protein → MSITFWFCFFVSLISVLAVQVPRNNCDEYFTYAPTNLGRDFIGVFKAHRTDLKEFYWEAKFTAHGAHVDQVDYLNPYPSNEESYANVRSGRAAQMFVKFFNITNELPMLTSFKLNNDTLCTNEKYPPPTTTTRVARRMTVDEIRYALQYRKNY